The following proteins come from a genomic window of Flavobacterium crocinum:
- a CDS encoding DUF5695 domain-containing protein: MGNKKYRLGLLLFLGCTLSIQAQDYWSRIEQKTPSLGIAEVYQKINTPAFQLKLVKASQTVAGLRPIKNLNFDFTPSDRLEIRDKDGLYHLGDINLRIKEGNSDWQSYSTAAKRAAVTPLATSSKILAAADLANTLPSNIPVTVKRFYELDGNQLVMRFEITNKSDNPIEIGALGIPMVFNNILEGKSLNETHAQNVFFDPYIGRDAGYLEVKRLSGEGPALVVLPKENMPFEAYRPLLDDPTPRSIVFEGFHEWMVYSKAYAENEWKNAQQWNTPTSLVLKPKESKNFSLKLVLSEGIEDIQNTLVKEELPVATSIPGYVLPQDIKSQLFLNYKSEVSSFEIEPKGALQIKEEGKTPKGLKKYSVHGVKWGRAVLTINYKNGIKQTINYKIIKPENEVIKDFGHFLTTEQWFDQPDPIFKRNPSVISYDYETKKQLTQDSRAWVAGLSDEGGAGGWLAAIMKQHIQPDKEEIKKLEQFVDKTLWGNIQYSEGKNKYGVKKSVFYYEPDSLPKGTYSSDVDYKTWAAWKHKEANDPGRSYNYPHVAAAYWTLYRLARYNKDLVETRTWDWYLKQAYHTSIAMTQLAPYYAQFGQMEGSVFLLILEDLKNENMTEMAADLEAKMKERANHWKALDYPFGSEMPWDSTGQEEVYMWSDYFGYDEKADVTLNAILAYMPTMPHWAYNGNARRYWDFLYGGKLSRVERQIHHYGSSLNAIPVLRQYRKKSDDLYLLKVGYGGLLGGISNITEDGFGSAAFHSYPTELRIDYLSGDYGSGFYGYAVNTATYITKDADLGWLAFGGNVTVKGDLVSVKLTTAAKSKVFFAPKQLWLTLDAGTFDTITYNTKTEEVEITLSSKNEFTPNAYLRIDKDIKLSYPKVRGAYEIPLTNKATKIKL, translated from the coding sequence ATGGGAAACAAAAAATACAGACTTGGTTTATTATTATTTTTGGGCTGTACACTAAGTATTCAGGCTCAGGATTATTGGAGTAGAATTGAACAAAAAACACCTTCTTTGGGTATTGCAGAGGTTTATCAAAAAATAAATACGCCTGCTTTTCAATTAAAACTGGTAAAAGCATCGCAGACAGTCGCAGGTTTAAGACCCATTAAAAACTTAAACTTTGATTTTACGCCTAGTGACCGACTTGAAATTAGAGACAAAGACGGATTGTATCATCTGGGAGATATCAATTTAAGAATTAAAGAAGGAAATAGCGATTGGCAGAGTTATTCTACAGCAGCAAAACGAGCAGCGGTTACTCCTTTGGCAACTTCATCAAAAATCTTAGCGGCAGCGGATTTAGCGAATACTTTACCAAGTAATATTCCAGTTACTGTTAAACGCTTTTACGAACTTGATGGTAATCAATTGGTAATGCGATTTGAAATTACGAATAAATCGGATAATCCTATTGAGATTGGCGCATTAGGTATTCCAATGGTTTTCAATAATATTTTAGAAGGAAAATCACTGAATGAAACGCATGCTCAAAATGTATTTTTTGATCCATATATAGGAAGGGATGCTGGTTATCTGGAAGTAAAAAGATTAAGCGGAGAAGGGCCTGCATTAGTAGTATTGCCAAAAGAAAATATGCCTTTTGAAGCTTATCGTCCTTTATTGGATGATCCGACTCCGAGAAGTATTGTTTTTGAAGGTTTTCACGAATGGATGGTCTACAGTAAAGCTTATGCAGAAAACGAATGGAAAAATGCACAGCAATGGAATACACCGACTTCATTAGTATTGAAACCAAAAGAGTCTAAAAATTTCTCTCTAAAATTAGTGCTTTCTGAAGGAATTGAAGATATCCAAAATACACTTGTAAAAGAAGAACTTCCTGTTGCAACCAGTATTCCGGGATATGTATTACCTCAGGATATTAAATCACAATTATTTTTGAATTATAAAAGTGAGGTAAGCTCATTTGAAATTGAGCCAAAAGGAGCATTGCAGATAAAAGAAGAGGGAAAAACCCCAAAAGGATTAAAAAAATATAGTGTTCATGGTGTAAAATGGGGACGCGCCGTATTGACAATCAATTATAAAAATGGTATAAAACAAACCATCAATTATAAAATTATCAAACCTGAAAACGAAGTGATTAAAGATTTCGGTCATTTCTTAACCACAGAGCAATGGTTCGATCAGCCGGATCCTATTTTCAAAAGAAATCCTTCAGTAATTAGTTACGATTACGAAACCAAAAAGCAATTGACTCAAGACAGCAGAGCTTGGGTGGCTGGTTTAAGTGACGAAGGTGGAGCAGGAGGATGGCTTGCGGCAATTATGAAACAGCATATTCAGCCTGATAAAGAAGAAATCAAAAAATTAGAGCAATTTGTTGATAAAACACTTTGGGGCAATATTCAGTATAGCGAAGGAAAAAATAAATATGGGGTTAAAAAAAGTGTTTTTTATTATGAACCAGACTCTCTACCAAAAGGTACTTATAGCTCAGATGTAGATTATAAAACCTGGGCGGCCTGGAAACATAAAGAAGCAAACGATCCGGGAAGATCGTATAACTATCCTCACGTTGCCGCAGCTTATTGGACATTGTATCGATTAGCGAGATACAATAAAGATTTGGTGGAAACCAGAACTTGGGATTGGTATTTAAAACAAGCTTACCATACTTCAATTGCAATGACACAACTGGCACCTTATTATGCTCAGTTTGGTCAAATGGAAGGTTCTGTATTCCTGTTGATTTTGGAAGACTTGAAAAATGAAAATATGACCGAAATGGCCGCTGATTTGGAAGCAAAAATGAAAGAAAGAGCCAATCATTGGAAAGCATTGGATTATCCTTTTGGAAGCGAAATGCCTTGGGATTCTACGGGCCAGGAAGAAGTATATATGTGGTCGGATTATTTTGGTTATGATGAAAAAGCGGATGTAACTTTAAACGCAATTTTAGCTTATATGCCAACAATGCCGCATTGGGCGTATAATGGTAATGCACGTAGATATTGGGATTTCTTATATGGAGGAAAATTATCGAGAGTAGAACGCCAGATTCATCATTATGGATCTTCCTTGAATGCAATTCCGGTTTTGAGACAATACAGAAAAAAATCGGATGATTTGTATTTATTGAAAGTAGGTTACGGCGGACTTTTAGGCGGAATTTCAAACATTACCGAAGACGGATTTGGTTCTGCCGCTTTTCACTCTTATCCAACAGAGCTAAGAATTGATTATTTGTCTGGAGATTATGGTTCTGGTTTTTATGGTTATGCGGTAAATACAGCCACCTACATTACAAAAGATGCTGATTTAGGCTGGCTGGCTTTTGGTGGTAATGTTACTGTAAAAGGCGATTTGGTAAGCGTAAAATTAACTACTGCAGCAAAATCTAAAGTATTCTTTGCACCAAAACAATTGTGGTTAACATTAGATGCAGGAACTTTCGACACCATTACTTATAACACAAAAACAGAGGAAGTGGAAATTACTTTAAGCAGTAAAAACGAATTCACTCCAAATGCTTATTTAAGAATTGATAAAGACATAAAACTTTCTTATCCAAAAGTGAGAGGAGCGTATGAAATACCGTTGACCAATAAAGCGACTAAAATTAAATTATAA
- a CDS encoding beta-L-arabinofuranosidase domain-containing protein produces MKIPGLLLFTLLSFGSISTTSLRAQGGDQILDGIGETELIARYVFDGNVKDWSRNNLHGTIVESKMKFENDSQFGKVLSLSANAYVTIPGNVFANEESLSISGWIYLLSDQRNQHFFDFGKNNKTHFFVAPTGNKEKNNLQTEITTAGEKYKIDGPVLEINKWVHLVVVIDIPSKSLNTYVNGVLTGTTKITKLKLDQLFDSNTSKNNVLNIGKSISPEDSYLKAKLHDFRIYRVPLTEKQIGKIYHNSFKNEAEEEEPEQPTGDLPKYPATTPQLYNQYLTGVSDIKVQTVVGDLPRLPGTLKGIYANGIEGPEVKVIWPAATDNSSVLKAGQYTVTGIVAGTDLKPKAVVTVQATKEAAPPELKLKTFELDEVALNSDSHGHDTKFIENREKFIKTLAATNPDSFLYMFRNAFGQKQPENAEALGVWDTQDTKLRGHATGHYLTAIAQAYASTGYDSALHEDFAKKMNYLVDTLYDLAQMSGKPQTAGGVSVSDPTAVPFGPGKTAYDSDLSTEGIRTDYWNWGKGFISAYPPDQFIMLEKGANYGGQKTQIWAPYYTLHKILAGLLDVYEVSGNEKALEISKGMGDWVYARMKKLPNETLISMWNRYIAGEFGGMNEVMARLYRITNEKQYLEVAQLFDNIKVFYGDAKHSNGLAKNVDTFRGLHANQHIPQIVGALEMYHDSKAPDYYRIADNFWYKTTNDYMYSIGGVAGASNPANAECFISQPSTIYENGFSAGGQNETCATYNMLKLTSGLFLYDQRAEYMDYYERGLYNHILASVAENTPANTYHVPLRPGSIKQFGNPKMDGFTCCNGTALESSTKLQNSIYFKSIDNHALYVNLYVPSTVKWKEKNVTIEQTTSFPNEDHTQLTIKGEGKFDLNVRVPHWATKGFFVKVNGKEVKVKVVPGSYLTLNRKWKDGDKIELRMPFQFHLDPVMDQQNIASLFYGPVLLAAQETEPLKEWRKITLDAKDLSKSIKGDPEKLEFVVDGIQFKPFYNTYGRHSVYLDVTLK; encoded by the coding sequence ATGAAAATACCTGGACTATTACTATTTACCCTGTTGAGTTTTGGATCCATAAGTACAACATCTTTACGGGCACAAGGTGGAGATCAGATTTTGGATGGTATTGGCGAAACAGAATTGATTGCGCGTTATGTCTTTGATGGTAATGTAAAAGATTGGTCCCGAAATAATTTACATGGTACAATAGTAGAGTCAAAAATGAAATTTGAAAATGATTCTCAGTTCGGAAAAGTACTTTCTCTGTCCGCTAATGCTTATGTTACGATTCCGGGAAATGTATTTGCAAACGAAGAATCATTAAGTATTTCGGGATGGATTTATTTGCTTTCTGATCAGCGAAATCAGCATTTTTTTGATTTTGGAAAAAATAATAAAACCCATTTTTTTGTTGCTCCGACAGGGAATAAAGAAAAAAACAATCTACAAACAGAAATTACGACAGCAGGAGAGAAGTATAAAATAGACGGACCTGTTTTAGAAATTAATAAATGGGTTCATTTGGTAGTTGTAATTGATATTCCATCAAAGTCTTTAAATACTTATGTAAATGGTGTTTTAACAGGTACGACTAAAATTACGAAATTAAAACTAGACCAATTATTTGATTCTAATACTTCAAAAAATAATGTGTTGAATATTGGTAAATCAATTTCGCCCGAAGATTCTTATTTAAAAGCCAAATTGCATGATTTTAGAATCTACCGAGTTCCTTTGACAGAAAAACAGATCGGAAAAATTTATCATAATTCTTTCAAAAATGAAGCAGAAGAAGAGGAACCGGAACAGCCAACAGGCGATCTGCCAAAATATCCTGCGACAACTCCTCAATTGTATAATCAATATCTAACGGGCGTTTCAGATATCAAAGTACAGACTGTAGTTGGAGACCTTCCCAGATTACCCGGAACTTTAAAAGGAATATATGCTAACGGAATTGAAGGCCCAGAAGTTAAAGTAATTTGGCCGGCAGCAACAGATAACAGTTCTGTGCTAAAAGCAGGACAATATACTGTGACAGGAATAGTGGCAGGTACAGATCTAAAACCTAAAGCAGTTGTCACAGTACAAGCGACGAAAGAAGCTGCACCACCGGAACTTAAACTGAAAACTTTCGAATTAGATGAAGTAGCTTTAAACTCAGATTCTCATGGACATGACACAAAATTTATTGAGAATAGAGAGAAGTTCATTAAAACACTTGCAGCGACAAATCCTGATTCTTTCTTATATATGTTTCGCAACGCTTTCGGACAAAAACAACCAGAAAATGCAGAAGCTTTAGGGGTTTGGGATACACAGGATACTAAATTACGTGGTCATGCAACAGGTCATTATTTAACGGCAATTGCTCAGGCGTATGCAAGTACAGGATATGACAGTGCGTTACACGAAGATTTCGCAAAAAAAATGAATTATCTGGTCGATACGCTTTATGATTTGGCTCAAATGTCCGGAAAACCCCAAACAGCTGGAGGAGTTTCAGTATCAGATCCTACGGCAGTTCCTTTTGGCCCAGGTAAAACAGCTTATGATTCTGATTTAAGTACAGAAGGAATTCGTACCGATTACTGGAATTGGGGAAAAGGTTTTATCAGTGCTTATCCACCGGATCAATTTATAATGCTGGAAAAAGGAGCCAATTACGGAGGGCAGAAAACTCAGATTTGGGCACCCTATTACACTTTACATAAAATTTTGGCTGGTTTATTAGATGTTTACGAAGTAAGCGGTAATGAGAAAGCGCTCGAAATATCCAAAGGAATGGGAGATTGGGTTTATGCTAGAATGAAAAAACTGCCTAATGAAACGCTTATCAGCATGTGGAACAGATATATTGCCGGAGAATTTGGTGGAATGAATGAAGTGATGGCACGTCTTTACCGAATAACCAATGAGAAACAATATCTTGAAGTTGCTCAACTATTTGATAACATAAAAGTATTTTATGGTGATGCTAAACATTCCAACGGATTAGCAAAAAATGTAGATACTTTTCGAGGTTTGCATGCCAATCAGCATATTCCGCAGATTGTAGGTGCTCTTGAAATGTATCACGATTCCAAAGCGCCTGATTATTACCGTATTGCTGACAATTTCTGGTATAAAACTACAAACGATTATATGTACAGTATTGGAGGCGTTGCCGGAGCAAGTAATCCTGCCAATGCAGAATGTTTTATCAGTCAGCCCTCAACAATTTACGAGAACGGATTTTCTGCAGGCGGGCAAAACGAAACTTGTGCGACTTACAATATGCTGAAATTGACCAGCGGTTTATTCCTTTACGATCAGCGTGCGGAATATATGGATTATTATGAAAGAGGTTTATACAATCATATTTTGGCTTCGGTAGCAGAGAATACACCAGCCAATACCTACCATGTTCCTTTGCGACCAGGTTCAATAAAACAATTTGGTAATCCAAAAATGGATGGTTTTACCTGCTGTAATGGAACAGCTCTGGAAAGCAGCACCAAATTGCAGAATTCAATTTATTTTAAAAGCATTGACAATCATGCTTTATATGTTAATTTATATGTTCCATCAACAGTAAAATGGAAAGAAAAAAATGTAACGATAGAACAGACGACTTCTTTTCCAAATGAAGATCATACACAATTAACGATCAAAGGAGAAGGAAAATTTGATTTAAATGTACGCGTACCACATTGGGCAACGAAAGGATTTTTTGTAAAAGTAAATGGAAAAGAGGTCAAAGTAAAAGTGGTTCCAGGCAGTTATCTTACCTTAAATCGTAAATGGAAAGACGGAGACAAAATTGAATTACGTATGCCGTTTCAATTTCATTTAGATCCTGTAATGGATCAGCAGAATATTGCCAGCTTATTTTATGGGCCGGTTTTATTGGCGGCTCAGGAAACAGAACCGCTTAAAGAATGGCGAAAAATAACTTTAGATGCTAAAGATTTAAGTAAATCAATAAAAGGGGATCCGGAGAAATTAGAATTTGTTGTTGACGGAATTCAATTTAAACCATTTTATAATACATACGGACGCCATTCGGTTTATCTGGATGTTACTTTGAAATAG
- a CDS encoding TlpA family protein disulfide reductase, which produces MNSNKTFIVLFFLIAIFSCSEKQHDSGLVTADLSTLTKDFDKVVIRMWGYPFLGDSITTSDTIKAKDGKFSYPFKVKEAKIACFILFKGNKKKAELGFKNRDENGKTNFGDVYLGNENIVISGVKETPVQSNKSIPFKYYLVKIEGSNEADLRMRIMNGENFTSAESIKSNPGTYAVLHQLFIVKDQYSLNHLRKLSSLFSDDLKKSISYSKLQDYITKREELEKYGYTKDFNFVDTNGKNYSFEDIKNGKSMTLLIFWASWCGPCRQEIPELKKLYHKYKDEISMVSLSIDHDYKSWKMEVEKENMPWPNLSQLPVKPNGIKEKYNINAVPTLILLDENDKVLLNSINNLSEIEKTINSKLKK; this is translated from the coding sequence ATGAATAGTAATAAAACCTTCATAGTCCTATTTTTTCTAATAGCTATTTTTTCCTGTTCTGAAAAGCAGCATGATTCTGGTTTAGTAACTGCTGATTTAAGTACCTTGACAAAAGATTTTGATAAAGTAGTTATTAGAATGTGGGGCTATCCATTTCTTGGAGATTCGATTACAACTTCTGATACCATTAAAGCAAAGGATGGAAAATTCAGTTATCCCTTCAAAGTAAAAGAAGCTAAAATTGCTTGTTTTATTTTATTTAAAGGCAATAAAAAAAAGGCAGAACTCGGCTTTAAAAATAGAGACGAAAATGGTAAAACTAATTTTGGTGATGTTTATTTAGGGAACGAAAACATAGTTATTTCCGGTGTTAAAGAAACTCCCGTGCAGTCTAATAAAAGCATTCCTTTCAAATATTATCTTGTTAAAATTGAAGGTTCTAATGAAGCAGACCTAAGAATGAGAATAATGAATGGTGAAAATTTTACTTCTGCTGAAAGTATAAAATCCAATCCGGGCACTTATGCCGTTTTGCATCAACTCTTTATTGTTAAAGATCAATATTCTTTAAATCATTTGAGAAAATTGTCCTCATTATTTTCAGATGATCTCAAAAAATCTATTTCTTATTCGAAATTACAAGACTACATTACAAAAAGAGAAGAACTGGAAAAATATGGTTATACAAAAGATTTCAATTTTGTAGATACAAACGGAAAGAACTACTCTTTTGAAGATATTAAAAATGGTAAATCGATGACGCTTCTTATTTTCTGGGCAAGTTGGTGCGGACCATGTCGACAAGAAATTCCGGAACTTAAAAAGCTTTATCATAAGTACAAAGACGAAATCAGTATGGTAAGTTTAAGTATTGATCATGACTATAAAAGCTGGAAAATGGAAGTTGAAAAAGAAAATATGCCCTGGCCGAATCTCTCGCAACTACCCGTAAAACCTAATGGCATAAAAGAAAAATACAACATTAATGCAGTTCCAACTTTAATCTTACTGGATGAAAATGACAAAGTGTTGTTAAATTCAATTAATAATTTATCGGAAATAGAAAAAACAATCAATTCTAAATTGAAAAAATAG
- a CDS encoding family 10 glycosylhydrolase, with protein sequence MKQKLLNLFFFIIFNGFVLSQGTNIPLGCSNNGPELNANPKADLRGTYLTSVYNLDWPSNRAAAPAVQQAELITILDKLALSGINTVYFQVRPECDALYESAIEPWSYWLTGAQGTAPNPSWDPLTFAITECRKRGLDLHAWLNPYRAAVGTYPLAANHVSKLHPSWVFTASNNSNLKILNPGLPEVRNYIISIVQDIASRYDVDGIVFDDYFYPDQGMANNQDAETFTNNNPDGINDINDWRRDNVNRMIAGVYDALQIINTASNKNVVFGVAPFGIWKSGVPAGITGNSSYSALYCDPINWLQNGKVDFISPQLYWKIGGSQDYVKLSQWWNDQAATYGRHLYVSQGYDRLPSSSSQNWPASEIQNQIDQNRIATMTNTFGQTSYSARYIISNEKGITTALQNNQYKYKSFPPSMPWKDNICPLEPTNIRLEGNLLKWNAPTAAGDGDLAIKYVIYAFPSQEDIPNMKQDGTKVLDIVNTTELTLTGAHLTESNHYFLVTALDKNNNESANTTAIKISGIPIIPVAVSPTEGELYVESPVHFSWSCNLAEGDYTIQVAKSPQGWTQTNGFTTDLTPNATVVVNDIVHTVKNYIWDQANGGVYEAATGGTTYYYTIRSYSAATGTSSYSVPVSFTPKSVNCTVPASTTITIDNSDALLQGNWASTSEVAGFVGTNYLQDNNEGKGTKTASFVPSITRRARYEVFINHIAGSNRANNVPVDIIHEGGTSTVSVNQQINNGTWVSLGTYNFSAGTDNKVVIRTDGTSGIVVADAVRFHFVDCLPLDASPVISFTPVSAAICAGQTVTYTNASLNATSYSWSFPGGTPDTSTAESPVVTYQTAGTYNVVLTATNAVGPSTKTLPNAVSVNAAQPITASFTTPSAQLAVGESMTFTNTTTGEATYAWTFSDGIPASSTDASPTVNFSTAGSKIITLTATNACGSSTYTTSICVGTSVRTILETFETSAGRFTSAPTASGSTTGIATTSTLARVTDNFKNGTGSLRAVLNDNTTSNANWVVRLLSGGGTPANNQVFTGNQGYFGFWLKTSTANTGATITAWIDDTDGLEELPPLTIINNGNWNYYEWFLPTAVGTTITTGNGKIGGASVTLDAIVVKQNNTANTMTLWIDDIQHTSACSGMLDVKDIDQIKSSDQLIVYPNPTEGILNLKLESNMQSEIRLFNILGQQLLESIFEGTEKQLDLRSFTQGIYLLQVKTDGKTTSKKIILRK encoded by the coding sequence ATGAAGCAGAAATTACTCAATTTGTTCTTTTTCATCATTTTTAACGGCTTTGTTTTAAGCCAGGGGACTAATATCCCGTTGGGATGTTCTAATAATGGCCCTGAATTAAATGCTAATCCAAAAGCTGATCTGAGAGGTACTTATTTGACTTCCGTCTATAACTTAGACTGGCCTAGTAACAGAGCTGCTGCTCCTGCAGTGCAACAGGCAGAGCTGATTACAATTTTAGACAAATTAGCGCTCAGCGGAATCAATACGGTTTATTTTCAGGTTAGACCTGAATGTGACGCTCTTTACGAATCAGCAATAGAGCCCTGGTCGTATTGGCTGACTGGCGCTCAGGGAACAGCTCCAAATCCTTCCTGGGATCCTCTTACTTTTGCCATCACTGAATGCAGGAAAAGAGGCCTAGATCTGCATGCATGGCTAAATCCATATCGCGCAGCTGTCGGAACATATCCTTTAGCGGCCAATCACGTTTCAAAACTGCATCCCTCCTGGGTTTTTACAGCTTCAAATAATTCGAATCTTAAAATTTTGAATCCGGGTTTGCCTGAAGTACGAAATTATATTATAAGCATTGTCCAGGATATTGCTTCCAGATACGATGTTGACGGAATTGTTTTTGACGACTATTTTTACCCAGATCAGGGAATGGCCAATAATCAGGATGCCGAAACGTTTACCAATAATAATCCTGATGGCATTAACGATATTAATGACTGGCGCAGGGATAATGTAAATAGGATGATTGCTGGTGTTTATGATGCTCTGCAGATTATCAATACTGCTTCTAATAAAAATGTTGTTTTCGGTGTTGCTCCTTTTGGTATCTGGAAAAGTGGTGTTCCGGCCGGAATTACGGGAAACTCCTCTTATAGTGCATTATATTGTGATCCAATCAACTGGCTACAAAATGGCAAAGTAGATTTTATTTCTCCACAATTGTACTGGAAGATCGGTGGCTCTCAGGATTATGTTAAACTTTCTCAATGGTGGAATGACCAGGCAGCAACTTATGGTAGACACTTGTATGTTAGTCAGGGATATGACCGTCTACCGAGTTCATCTTCTCAGAACTGGCCGGCTTCAGAAATTCAGAATCAGATTGATCAGAACCGTATTGCAACTATGACCAATACCTTCGGACAGACTTCTTATTCGGCACGTTATATAATAAGCAACGAAAAAGGGATTACGACAGCCCTCCAGAATAATCAGTATAAGTATAAATCTTTTCCACCTTCGATGCCGTGGAAAGATAATATCTGTCCGCTTGAACCGACCAATATCAGGCTTGAAGGAAATCTTTTAAAATGGAACGCCCCAACTGCTGCAGGTGATGGTGATCTTGCCATAAAATACGTTATATACGCATTCCCTTCACAAGAAGATATTCCTAATATGAAACAAGATGGAACAAAAGTTCTGGATATTGTCAATACGACTGAACTTACTCTAACGGGAGCTCATTTAACGGAATCAAATCATTATTTTTTGGTTACAGCATTAGATAAAAATAATAATGAAAGTGCAAATACGACAGCTATTAAGATTAGTGGGATTCCTATAATTCCGGTAGCTGTAAGTCCCACAGAAGGAGAATTGTATGTGGAGTCTCCGGTACATTTCTCCTGGAGCTGTAATCTTGCAGAAGGTGATTATACTATTCAGGTTGCGAAATCTCCGCAGGGATGGACCCAAACAAATGGATTTACGACCGATTTAACGCCAAATGCAACGGTCGTTGTAAATGATATAGTTCATACTGTTAAGAATTATATCTGGGATCAGGCCAATGGGGGTGTTTATGAGGCTGCTACCGGAGGCACAACTTATTATTACACGATAAGAAGTTACAGTGCTGCAACGGGAACTTCCAGTTATTCAGTTCCTGTAAGTTTTACTCCAAAGAGTGTAAATTGTACTGTACCGGCTTCAACTACTATTACTATTGATAATTCGGATGCATTACTTCAGGGTAATTGGGCATCAACCTCTGAAGTAGCAGGTTTTGTGGGAACAAATTATTTACAAGATAACAACGAAGGAAAAGGAACTAAAACGGCGTCATTTGTTCCATCTATTACCAGAAGAGCAAGATATGAAGTTTTTATCAATCATATTGCTGGAAGCAATCGCGCCAATAATGTACCTGTAGATATTATTCACGAAGGAGGAACGTCGACTGTTTCAGTAAATCAGCAGATTAATAACGGAACATGGGTTTCACTGGGAACTTACAATTTTAGTGCCGGGACAGACAATAAGGTAGTAATTAGAACTGACGGTACTTCAGGTATTGTGGTGGCAGATGCTGTGCGTTTTCACTTTGTAGACTGTCTGCCGCTAGATGCGTCTCCTGTAATTTCTTTTACTCCTGTATCTGCTGCAATATGTGCGGGTCAGACGGTAACTTATACAAATGCTTCTTTAAATGCCACATCATACAGCTGGTCATTTCCGGGAGGAACTCCCGATACAAGTACTGCTGAAAGTCCGGTTGTAACCTATCAGACTGCCGGAACTTATAATGTGGTGTTAACAGCAACTAACGCAGTGGGGCCAAGCACTAAAACATTGCCAAATGCAGTTAGTGTAAATGCTGCACAGCCTATTACAGCATCTTTTACCACGCCTTCTGCACAGCTGGCTGTTGGCGAAAGCATGACTTTTACAAATACCACTACAGGTGAGGCTACTTATGCCTGGACTTTTTCTGATGGTATTCCGGCTTCCAGCACAGATGCAAGCCCAACAGTAAATTTTAGTACTGCAGGTTCTAAAATCATTACACTGACAGCAACAAACGCTTGCGGAAGCAGTACGTATACAACATCAATTTGTGTGGGAACAAGTGTGAGGACGATTCTGGAAACTTTCGAAACTTCTGCAGGAAGATTTACGAGTGCTCCAACAGCTTCGGGTTCCACTACCGGAATTGCAACAACATCAACATTAGCAAGAGTAACGGATAATTTTAAAAACGGAACAGGGAGTTTAAGAGCAGTATTAAATGATAATACAACTTCAAATGCAAACTGGGTCGTTCGACTACTTTCCGGAGGAGGAACTCCAGCTAACAATCAGGTCTTTACAGGAAATCAGGGGTATTTCGGGTTTTGGCTAAAAACAAGTACTGCGAACACAGGAGCGACTATTACAGCCTGGATTGATGATACCGATGGTTTGGAGGAACTGCCTCCGTTAACCATTATTAATAATGGAAACTGGAATTATTATGAATGGTTTTTACCTACTGCTGTAGGAACTACCATTACAACAGGAAATGGAAAGATAGGAGGAGCCTCTGTAACCTTAGATGCCATTGTGGTCAAACAAAATAATACCGCCAATACAATGACGTTATGGATTGATGATATTCAGCATACATCTGCTTGTTCAGGAATGCTCGATGTGAAAGATATTGACCAAATTAAGAGCTCTGATCAATTAATTGTATATCCTAACCCGACAGAAGGAATATTAAATTTAAAACTGGAGAGTAATATGCAGTCTGAAATCCGTTTGTTTAATATCCTGGGACAGCAGCTGCTTGAAAGTATTTTTGAAGGTACAGAGAAACAACTTGACCTTAGAAGTTTTACACAGGGAATTTATTTACTTCAGGTTAAAACTGATGGCAAGACAACTTCTAAAAAAATCATCTTACGTAAATAG